A single genomic interval of Spirosoma taeanense harbors:
- a CDS encoding amidohydrolase: MRYSFLLFSALLALISGCSSRKKADLLISNARIYTADSSFSIADAVVIKDGSFLAVGSAQTLREEYDADSTVDLGGQAVYPGFYDPHAHFLGLGQMLDQADLVGAASYDEVIDRLKQFAGKHPSALWIIGRGWDQNDWADKSFPTKEKLDAAFPNIPVALTRVDGHALLVNSKALRLARVMPGLKLPGGEIVLANNQPTGVLVDNAMQLVRRVMPRPDNADKARMLLAAQRVCVSLGLTTVSDAGISPDEINLIDSLQKAGKLKIRDYAMVSLGEPNLNYFLKRGPFQTDRLTVRSFKLYADGALGSRGACLRKPYSDRRETTGFLLLSPAELERVTRLLYASNFQANTHCIGDSANHLMLDLYGKLLKKPNDRRWRIEHAQVVSPEDFWKFKQYSIIPSVQPTHATSDMYWAADRLGPVRVKGAYAFKDLQRQNGLIAFGSDFPVEAVNPLFGFHAATARQDAKNYPTGGYQPENAVDRRSALLAMTRWAAYANFEDHLRGSIAPGKQADFVILDRDIMTAPNEQLRQTKVRQTWIGGERAF, translated from the coding sequence ATGCGCTATTCTTTCCTTCTCTTTTCGGCGTTGCTGGCCCTGATATCGGGCTGTTCCTCCAGGAAAAAGGCCGATTTACTGATTTCTAATGCTCGCATCTATACGGCCGATTCAAGTTTTTCGATAGCCGACGCGGTTGTCATCAAGGATGGTTCCTTTCTGGCCGTTGGTTCAGCCCAGACGTTACGGGAAGAATATGATGCCGACAGCACCGTTGATCTTGGTGGACAGGCGGTTTATCCGGGTTTTTACGATCCGCACGCTCATTTTTTAGGCCTTGGCCAAATGCTCGATCAGGCCGATCTGGTTGGAGCGGCCTCCTACGACGAGGTCATTGATCGGTTGAAGCAGTTTGCCGGGAAACACCCGTCTGCCTTATGGATCATCGGCCGGGGCTGGGACCAGAACGACTGGGCTGACAAATCCTTTCCAACCAAGGAAAAGCTGGATGCGGCCTTTCCGAATATTCCCGTTGCTCTGACCCGGGTAGATGGCCATGCCCTGCTTGTGAACTCAAAAGCCCTGCGGCTGGCGCGGGTCATGCCGGGACTGAAGCTGCCAGGCGGGGAGATCGTTCTGGCCAATAATCAGCCAACCGGGGTGCTGGTCGATAACGCCATGCAGCTTGTCAGGCGCGTAATGCCCCGGCCCGACAATGCGGATAAGGCCCGGATGCTGCTGGCCGCTCAGCGTGTTTGTGTATCGCTGGGCCTAACCACCGTATCGGATGCGGGGATCAGTCCCGATGAGATTAATCTTATCGACAGTCTGCAAAAAGCCGGGAAACTCAAGATTCGCGATTACGCTATGGTTAGCCTGGGTGAGCCGAATTTAAACTATTTTCTGAAGCGCGGCCCGTTCCAGACCGACCGGCTCACGGTTCGTTCCTTCAAGCTGTATGCCGATGGGGCTCTGGGCTCGCGCGGGGCCTGCCTTCGGAAGCCTTACAGCGACAGGCGCGAAACAACAGGTTTCCTGCTTCTTAGCCCGGCCGAGCTGGAACGCGTAACCAGATTGCTGTATGCTTCGAACTTTCAGGCTAACACGCACTGCATTGGCGACTCGGCGAACCATCTGATGCTGGACCTGTACGGTAAACTGCTTAAAAAACCGAACGACCGGCGGTGGCGCATCGAGCATGCTCAGGTCGTTTCGCCGGAAGACTTCTGGAAGTTTAAACAGTACTCGATTATCCCATCGGTACAGCCCACTCACGCTACGTCGGATATGTACTGGGCTGCCGACCGACTTGGGCCGGTTCGGGTCAAAGGTGCCTACGCCTTCAAAGACCTTCAAAGGCAGAACGGACTGATTGCCTTCGGCAGCGATTTTCCGGTCGAAGCTGTCAATCCGTTGTTTGGTTTTCATGCAGCCACGGCCAGGCAGGACGCTAAAAACTACCCGACCGGGGGTTACCAACCTGAGAATGCCGTTGATCGCCGGTCGGCCCTGCTGGCGATGACGCGCTGGGCAGCCTACGCCAATTTTGAAGATCACCTGCGGGGCAGCATCGCTCCGGGCAAACAGGCTGATTTTGTGATCCTTGATCGGGATATTATGACGGCGCCGAACGAGCAGCTACGGCAGACAAAAGTACGCCAGACCTGGATTGGTGGCGAACGGGCGTTTTGA
- a CDS encoding TolC family protein, whose amino-acid sequence MKLSSWILFVCLPLSAFAQQQPGNAIQRAQQRTYTVATIPQPGDLLTFQQALEQAVQNNYQVRINRSEEEIARNNYTKGNAGYLPSLTFNGTSNGGLQNLYQTYLQNLRDPLRVRGAFNRTTNLGLNLNYTLFNGYARSALYTQLRQLVQISTVNTRANIEATIASVATAYFDVTRQLQRLIAFTQALDISRERLELARANYEVGTRSKVDFLSAQVDYNVDSAALLSQRQALQTAKIQLNTLLVRDPLTEFAIRDTIIARTDLQLAGLQQSLSANNPLLTVAVLNRTLADLNVRLANAQQLPLVTAQTGYNYQFIDNQGGFGVKTGRTSAITYNITATIPIFSGYNLKRQIQNARVNTIIAQNQEADQRLQLQSALSQTYQTYANSLQLLNLEIQNNLLANQNVDIAYDRYRIGNSTFVEFRDVQRNAINAQTRLIDAEFNAKAAEIELLRLSSTITQELGQ is encoded by the coding sequence ATGAAACTTAGTAGTTGGATTCTTTTTGTTTGCCTGCCTCTCTCGGCTTTTGCTCAACAACAACCCGGAAATGCTATCCAGCGCGCACAGCAACGAACCTATACCGTTGCTACCATCCCGCAACCCGGCGATTTACTCACGTTTCAGCAAGCGCTGGAGCAGGCCGTACAAAACAACTACCAGGTTCGTATCAACCGCTCGGAGGAAGAAATCGCCCGTAATAACTACACGAAAGGAAATGCGGGTTACCTGCCCTCGCTGACCTTTAACGGTACCTCGAACGGGGGCTTGCAGAACCTGTACCAGACGTATCTGCAAAACCTGCGTGATCCGTTACGGGTGCGGGGAGCGTTTAACCGCACTACCAATCTTGGCCTGAACCTGAACTACACCTTGTTTAACGGGTATGCACGCTCAGCTCTGTACACCCAGTTGCGGCAACTGGTGCAGATCAGCACCGTAAATACCCGCGCCAATATCGAAGCGACCATTGCCAGCGTGGCCACCGCCTATTTCGACGTTACCCGGCAACTGCAGCGGCTTATCGCCTTTACGCAGGCGCTCGACATCTCGCGGGAGCGGCTGGAACTGGCCCGGGCCAACTATGAAGTGGGTACTCGTTCGAAAGTTGACTTTCTTAGTGCCCAGGTGGATTATAACGTCGATAGCGCAGCTCTACTTTCGCAGCGGCAGGCACTTCAGACGGCCAAAATTCAGCTCAACACCTTGCTGGTTCGTGATCCGCTGACCGAGTTTGCCATCCGCGACACGATCATTGCCCGCACTGATCTGCAACTGGCTGGTTTGCAGCAGTCGCTTTCAGCCAATAACCCGCTGCTGACGGTAGCCGTGCTGAACCGAACGCTGGCCGACCTGAATGTGCGCTTAGCCAATGCACAGCAGTTACCGCTCGTAACCGCTCAGACCGGTTACAACTATCAGTTTATTGACAACCAGGGTGGCTTTGGCGTGAAAACAGGCCGGACGAGCGCGATTACCTACAACATAACGGCCACTATTCCGATCTTCAGCGGCTACAATCTCAAGCGGCAGATTCAGAATGCCCGCGTCAACACGATCATTGCCCAGAACCAGGAAGCTGACCAGCGCTTGCAATTGCAGTCGGCCCTGTCGCAGACGTATCAAACCTATGCCAACAGCCTGCAACTGCTGAATCTGGAGATTCAGAATAACCTGCTGGCCAATCAGAACGTAGATATCGCCTACGACCGCTATCGGATCGGGAACTCAACCTTTGTCGAATTCCGCGACGTACAACGTAACGCGATCAACGCCCAGACTCGCCTGATCGACGCTGAGTTCAACGCTAAAGCGGCCGAAATCGAATTACTACGGCTCAGTAGCACTATCACGCAGGAACTGGGTCAGTGA
- a CDS encoding DUF421 domain-containing protein, whose translation MQNPVEPFDWQRIFIDQFPWTYLAEVAFRTVFMFIVLLTALTVSGKREVRQLSIYELVLLIGLGSAAGDPMFYDDVPLAAAVVVFAVMMGCYKLATFISDRNKAVRERLEGKPVYVIDGGCILTSNFDREDLGLEELFSDLRIAGVEHLGQVRTAILEPNGQLSVFQFKPDDVRPGLPILPNALKRHTEHIHDMDQYACCNCGNVQTFSPPANHPPCPNCEKSVWVKAMH comes from the coding sequence ATGCAGAACCCCGTTGAGCCGTTCGACTGGCAGCGTATTTTTATCGATCAGTTTCCGTGGACCTATCTCGCGGAAGTCGCGTTTCGAACCGTTTTCATGTTCATTGTGCTGCTGACAGCTCTGACCGTTTCGGGCAAACGCGAGGTTCGTCAGTTGTCTATTTATGAACTGGTTTTGCTGATTGGTCTTGGCTCGGCCGCGGGCGATCCCATGTTCTATGACGATGTGCCCCTCGCAGCCGCTGTGGTTGTTTTTGCCGTCATGATGGGGTGTTACAAACTGGCTACGTTCATAAGCGACCGGAACAAAGCGGTTCGCGAACGACTGGAGGGTAAACCCGTGTACGTCATTGATGGAGGCTGTATATTAACCAGCAACTTCGACCGGGAAGATTTAGGACTGGAAGAGCTTTTTTCTGATTTGCGTATAGCGGGCGTCGAACATCTGGGCCAGGTACGCACGGCCATTCTGGAGCCTAATGGTCAACTGAGTGTATTTCAGTTCAAACCCGACGACGTTCGGCCTGGTCTGCCCATCCTGCCCAATGCGCTGAAGCGCCACACCGAGCACATTCACGACATGGATCAGTACGCCTGCTGCAACTGCGGCAATGTACAGACCTTTAGCCCGCCCGCGAATCATCCGCCCTGTCCGAACTGCGAGAAGTCGGTTTGGGTAAAAGCAATGCACTGA